A single Haloglycomyces albus DSM 45210 DNA region contains:
- the leuD gene encoding 3-isopropylmalate dehydratase small subunit — protein MAQSNSKGFRVHTGAGAPLRYSNVDTDQIIPSVYLKRVTKTGFADALFAEWREQEDFVLNDATYQDASILVAGTEFGTGSSREHAVWALKDGGFAVVIAPRFGDIFRNNSLKNGLLTIELPYADVEQLWDAIEDKPDTQIIVDLERQRVEYADTAVEFEFDEFSRWRLLEGLDDIALTLRSESLIAEYELRRPTWKPRTQAAAHD, from the coding sequence ATGGCTCAGAGCAATTCCAAGGGCTTCCGGGTCCACACCGGAGCGGGCGCGCCGCTGCGGTATTCGAACGTCGACACCGACCAGATCATTCCGTCGGTGTATCTCAAGCGGGTCACCAAAACCGGCTTCGCCGACGCCCTGTTCGCCGAATGGCGCGAGCAGGAGGACTTCGTATTGAACGACGCCACCTATCAGGACGCGTCGATCCTGGTCGCGGGTACTGAATTCGGCACCGGGTCCTCGCGGGAGCACGCCGTGTGGGCCTTGAAGGACGGCGGTTTCGCCGTCGTCATCGCACCGCGTTTCGGCGATATCTTCCGCAACAACAGTTTGAAGAACGGCTTGCTGACAATTGAACTCCCCTATGCCGACGTCGAACAACTCTGGGACGCGATAGAGGACAAACCAGACACTCAGATCATCGTCGATCTGGAACGCCAACGGGTCGAATATGCCGATACGGCAGTGGAGTTCGAATTCGATGAATTCTCTCGATGGCGTTTGTTGGAAGGGCTCGACGATATCGCTTTGACTCTGCGGAGTGAATCTCTGATAGCGGAGTACGAATTGCGTCGTCCCACTTGGAAACCACGTACCCAAGCTGCGGCGCACGATTAA